The Streptomyces sp. Alt3 genome has a segment encoding these proteins:
- a CDS encoding PRC and DUF2382 domain-containing protein, with amino-acid sequence MGAADGFTDSGELDGLTVYDSDGEKVGTVGRVYVDDDTGKPDWITVKTGMFGMKESFVPLAGARRVGSDLHVSHPKERVKEAPRVDADAHLSVSEEQELYRHYGMTRKGTAGAGGDARTTSGTGTGAMGAAGAAGAAGAAGTARTGRAKDTGTTTAGMGTTGAGMGRHRDTETSSTSRPLAGAGAERSAAGTGREEMVRSEEQLQVGTEEYESGKARLHKYVVTENVTRTVPVSHEEVRVVREPLQPGEKGAVKGRSELGEQDVEVTLHAERATVRKEAVPVERVRLETSKVTEQKEVSAELRKEKIDYADGKDMGSDKDMGGEYGQGRRR; translated from the coding sequence ATGGGAGCCGCTGACGGTTTCACGGATTCCGGAGAACTCGACGGTCTGACCGTCTACGACAGCGATGGGGAGAAGGTCGGCACCGTGGGGCGGGTGTACGTCGACGACGACACCGGCAAGCCCGACTGGATCACGGTGAAGACCGGCATGTTCGGCATGAAGGAGAGCTTCGTGCCGCTTGCGGGAGCCCGCCGGGTGGGTTCCGACCTGCACGTCTCGCATCCGAAGGAGCGCGTCAAGGAAGCTCCCCGGGTGGACGCCGACGCGCACCTCTCCGTATCGGAGGAACAGGAGCTCTACCGGCACTACGGCATGACCAGGAAGGGCACGGCCGGTGCGGGCGGTGACGCTCGCACGACGTCCGGGACCGGAACGGGAGCCATGGGTGCCGCGGGTGCGGCAGGGGCGGCCGGTGCGGCAGGCACCGCCCGCACCGGACGCGCGAAGGACACCGGTACCACCACCGCCGGCATGGGCACCACCGGTGCCGGCATGGGCAGGCACCGGGACACGGAGACCTCCTCCACGTCGCGCCCGCTCGCGGGTGCCGGAGCCGAGCGGTCCGCCGCCGGCACCGGCCGGGAGGAGATGGTCCGGTCCGAGGAGCAGCTCCAGGTCGGTACGGAGGAGTACGAGAGCGGGAAGGCACGCCTGCACAAGTACGTCGTGACGGAGAACGTCACACGGACCGTGCCGGTGTCGCACGAGGAGGTACGCGTGGTGCGCGAGCCTCTGCAGCCTGGTGAGAAGGGAGCCGTGAAGGGGCGGAGCGAACTCGGCGAACAGGACGTCGAAGTCACCCTGCACGCCGAACGAGCCACCGTCCGCAAGGAGGCGGTCCCCGTGGAACGGGTCCGTCTCGAGACCAGCAAGGTCACCGAGCAGAAGGAAGTGTCCGCGGAGCTCCGCAAGGAGAAGATCGACTACGCGGACGGCAAGGACATGGGCAGCGACAAGGACATGGGCGGCGAGTACGGCCAGGGACGTCGTCGCTGA
- a CDS encoding PRC-barrel domain-containing protein, translated as MSENLWGYQPSVGHTAGTDLIGYKVEATDGSIGKVDKHSDDVTSSYLVVDTGVWIFGKHVLLPAGTVSRIDTDDRKVHVDLTKDQIKDSPEFDKEKHIGDADFHRTTGEYYGRHRRV; from the coding sequence ATGAGCGAGAACCTGTGGGGTTACCAGCCGAGCGTGGGCCACACCGCCGGAACCGACCTGATCGGTTACAAGGTCGAGGCGACGGACGGGAGCATCGGCAAGGTCGACAAGCACTCCGACGACGTCACCTCCTCCTATCTGGTGGTCGACACCGGTGTATGGATCTTCGGCAAGCACGTCCTGCTTCCGGCGGGCACGGTGAGCCGGATCGACACCGACGACAGGAAGGTCCACGTCGACCTCACCAAGGACCAGATCAAGGACTCCCCGGAGTTCGACAAGGAAAAGCACATCGGCGACGCGGACTTCCATCGCACGACCGGCGAGTACTACGGCCGCCATCGCCGCGTCTGA
- a CDS encoding carbohydrate kinase family protein produces the protein MPDSPALLVIGECVADIVRRPGVPDRTHPGGSPANVAYGLARLGRRTTLITELGPDPDGRLIGEHLASAGVRVLTDGSGAPTPTATVGLDDEGRATYGFEITWTLGPVERGGEPPRHVHTGSVATTLEPGAGTVLDLVRSLRERATVSYDPNVRPALMGDHARAVRQAERFVALSDVVKASDEDLRWLYPQEAPQAAAERWLRSGPAVVLLTEGAAGATAFLPGSAVSTGAPPVRIADTVGAGDAFMSGALHALASYGLLGAEGRAGLRSLDTTVLGDVLRHAVASAAVTVARAGALPPDREELDAALAGGSVPER, from the coding sequence TGGTCATCGGCGAATGCGTCGCCGACATCGTCCGGCGGCCGGGCGTCCCGGACCGGACGCATCCCGGCGGCAGCCCCGCGAACGTCGCGTACGGGCTGGCCAGGCTGGGCCGGCGGACCACCTTGATCACCGAGCTGGGCCCGGACCCCGACGGGCGGCTGATCGGGGAACACCTGGCGTCCGCCGGTGTGCGGGTCCTGACGGACGGGTCCGGAGCGCCCACTCCCACCGCCACGGTCGGACTCGACGACGAGGGCCGGGCCACGTACGGCTTCGAGATCACCTGGACGCTCGGCCCGGTGGAGCGTGGTGGGGAGCCGCCCCGCCACGTCCACACCGGGTCCGTCGCCACCACTCTGGAGCCCGGCGCGGGCACCGTGCTGGATCTCGTCCGGTCACTCCGGGAGCGGGCGACCGTCAGCTACGACCCCAACGTGCGCCCCGCACTGATGGGTGACCACGCCCGCGCGGTGCGGCAGGCCGAACGCTTCGTCGCGCTGAGCGACGTCGTCAAGGCCAGCGACGAGGACCTGCGGTGGCTGTATCCGCAGGAGGCACCGCAGGCGGCTGCCGAGCGGTGGCTGCGTTCCGGGCCGGCGGTCGTCCTGCTGACCGAGGGTGCCGCCGGTGCGACGGCGTTCCTGCCGGGCTCGGCGGTGAGCACCGGCGCGCCGCCCGTCCGGATCGCGGACACGGTGGGAGCGGGCGACGCCTTCATGTCCGGTGCCCTGCACGCGCTGGCTTCGTACGGACTGCTCGGAGCGGAGGGCCGCGCGGGGCTGCGCTCCCTGGACACCACCGTCCTCGGCGACGTGCTGCGCCATGCCGTCGCCTCGGCCGCCGTGACCGTCGCGCGTGCGGGCGCCCTGCCTCCCGACCGGGAGGAGCTGGACGCCGCCCTGGCGGGTGGGTCCGTCCCCGAGCGGTAG
- a CDS encoding acyl-CoA dehydrogenase family protein: protein MTVTLTDTAPPSTTDQLTGVLLGPEYRREHGFWQRLISTEPFRRPAGGTPEERLELAYERLRILNRALDSGARLAADPRALAALHAWLGPVDPALTTVAGIHYNLFLGSLLDHDGVGSRDLSDYLTMRRIGTFLCTEVAHGNNATAMETTATYDRERDGFVLHTPNAGAQKFMPNTSPAGGAKTGLVAARLAADGADHGVRLFLVPLTDGEQALPGVRVRRLPARMGSPVDHCLTSFDRLFVARDALLGSGEEGEAEGEFRTEPGDRRRRFLTSIGRVTPGRIAMSACAAGSARATLAVAVRYGGHRLISGSRGAPPVPVNAHRTHHGPLASAMATVFAMTLLYRRAQERWESCTDDESRAEAGTLVDVAKAWITWRARDVIVESRERCGAQALLENNGMTELVTGVEGAITAEGDNIALYTKAAADMIFAAEPGGADTPAPHTGDLTDPRFLGALLASVQGIWFARARERVLLASEADALGRWNAASGHALRGVEAYAYREAAAAYAEERAALPEGAAKDRLSELERLFAVEWVARNSGDLLAAGLLSGDQVEALARYAEELITAVAAHAPQLADSFALPEALLADWPIAGPGYADAYDDPEGPWNTGAADAR from the coding sequence ATGACCGTGACCCTTACCGACACCGCCCCACCGTCCACGACCGACCAGCTGACCGGTGTCCTCCTCGGCCCGGAGTACCGCCGCGAACACGGCTTCTGGCAGCGGCTGATCAGTACAGAACCGTTCCGCCGCCCCGCCGGCGGAACGCCGGAGGAGCGGCTGGAGCTCGCCTACGAACGGCTGCGGATCCTCAACCGGGCCCTCGACAGCGGAGCACGGCTCGCCGCCGACCCACGGGCGCTGGCCGCCCTGCACGCCTGGCTCGGCCCGGTGGACCCCGCACTGACCACCGTGGCGGGCATCCACTACAACCTCTTCCTCGGCAGCCTCCTCGATCACGACGGCGTCGGCAGCCGCGACCTGTCGGACTACCTGACGATGCGGCGCATCGGCACCTTCCTCTGCACGGAGGTGGCGCACGGCAACAACGCGACGGCCATGGAGACCACCGCGACGTACGACCGTGAACGGGACGGCTTCGTCCTGCACACACCGAACGCGGGCGCGCAGAAGTTCATGCCCAACACCAGCCCCGCGGGCGGAGCCAAGACCGGACTGGTCGCGGCGCGGCTGGCGGCCGACGGCGCGGACCACGGGGTGCGCCTCTTCCTGGTGCCGCTCACCGACGGTGAACAGGCGCTCCCGGGGGTCCGGGTGCGTCGGCTGCCCGCCCGCATGGGCAGCCCGGTGGACCACTGCCTGACCTCGTTCGACCGGCTGTTCGTGGCGCGGGACGCCCTGCTGGGATCCGGTGAGGAGGGAGAGGCCGAGGGGGAGTTCAGGACGGAACCGGGGGACCGGCGCCGGCGTTTCCTGACCTCGATCGGGCGGGTCACCCCCGGCCGGATCGCCATGAGCGCCTGCGCGGCCGGATCGGCCCGCGCGACCCTCGCGGTGGCCGTGCGCTACGGCGGCCACCGGCTGATCTCCGGCAGCCGCGGCGCGCCGCCCGTGCCGGTCAACGCCCACCGGACCCACCACGGGCCGCTCGCCTCGGCCATGGCCACCGTCTTCGCCATGACCCTGCTGTACCGCAGGGCGCAGGAGCGGTGGGAATCGTGTACGGACGACGAGAGCCGGGCCGAAGCGGGGACCCTCGTCGATGTCGCCAAGGCGTGGATCACCTGGCGGGCCCGCGACGTCATCGTGGAGAGCCGTGAACGCTGCGGCGCCCAGGCACTGCTCGAGAACAACGGCATGACCGAACTCGTCACGGGAGTGGAAGGGGCCATCACCGCGGAGGGCGACAACATCGCCCTCTACACCAAGGCGGCCGCCGACATGATCTTCGCCGCGGAGCCCGGCGGAGCGGACACCCCGGCCCCGCACACCGGTGACCTGACAGACCCGCGCTTCCTCGGGGCGCTCCTCGCCTCGGTCCAGGGCATCTGGTTCGCCCGGGCCAGGGAACGCGTGCTGCTGGCGTCCGAGGCCGACGCCCTCGGACGCTGGAACGCGGCCTCGGGCCACGCGCTGCGCGGGGTCGAGGCCTATGCGTACCGGGAGGCCGCCGCGGCCTACGCCGAGGAACGCGCCGCACTGCCCGAAGGAGCCGCGAAGGACCGGCTGAGCGAGCTCGAGCGCCTGTTCGCCGTCGAGTGGGTGGCCCGCAACAGCGGTGATCTGCTGGCCGCCGGTCTCCTGAGCGGCGATCAGGTCGAGGCCCTGGCGCGGTACGCCGAGGAACTGATCACCGCCGTCGCCGCGCACGCACCGCAGCTGGCCGACTCCTTCGCCCTGCCCGAGGCGCTGCTGGCCGACTGGCCGATCGCCGGCCCCGGCTACGCCGACGCGTACGACGACCCCGAGGGCCCGTGGAACACCGGCGCGGCGGACGCCCGGTGA
- a CDS encoding NAD(P)-dependent oxidoreductase yields the protein MTTATSAQGTPTVAVLGTGIMGSGMARSLLRDRLPVRAWNRTRSRAEPLAAHGATVTDTAEEAVRGADVVLTALNDGPSVAETLTAAAPGLRPGQVWLQSSTVGLDATTDLAHRAAGLGLVYLDAPVSGTKQPAEQGALTVFVSGPSGARATAQPVLEAIGQRTVWVGEEPGAATRLKLVANTWVINLVNSVAECLNLAEGLGLDPQLFLDAMKGGPLDTPYLQGKSAAVLSGDLSPSFALSTALKDSRLILDAAEAAGVTLDLVAASAERFTRAEAAGHGGQDMIATYYAGRPGGREAAKNRPSDEM from the coding sequence ATGACCACCGCAACTTCCGCCCAGGGCACACCGACCGTCGCGGTCCTGGGCACCGGGATCATGGGATCCGGGATGGCCCGCAGCCTCCTCAGGGACCGGCTGCCCGTCCGGGCCTGGAACCGCACACGGTCCAGGGCCGAGCCGCTGGCCGCACACGGCGCCACGGTGACGGACACCGCCGAGGAAGCGGTACGCGGGGCCGACGTGGTCCTCACCGCCCTGAACGACGGCCCGTCGGTGGCGGAGACCCTCACCGCCGCTGCGCCCGGTCTGCGCCCGGGGCAGGTATGGCTGCAGAGCTCCACCGTCGGCCTCGACGCCACGACCGACCTCGCCCACCGGGCCGCAGGGCTGGGGCTGGTCTACCTCGACGCCCCGGTGTCCGGCACGAAGCAGCCCGCGGAACAGGGCGCGCTCACCGTGTTCGTCTCCGGCCCGTCCGGTGCCCGCGCGACCGCGCAGCCCGTCCTGGAGGCGATCGGGCAGCGCACCGTGTGGGTCGGTGAGGAACCGGGCGCCGCCACCCGGCTCAAGCTCGTCGCCAACACCTGGGTCATCAACCTCGTCAACAGTGTGGCGGAGTGCCTCAATCTCGCCGAAGGACTCGGCCTCGACCCGCAGCTCTTCCTGGACGCGATGAAGGGCGGGCCGCTGGACACCCCGTACCTCCAGGGCAAGTCCGCGGCGGTGCTCTCCGGAGACCTCAGCCCGAGCTTCGCGCTCTCCACCGCGCTCAAGGACTCCCGGCTGATCCTCGACGCGGCCGAGGCGGCCGGGGTGACGCTCGACCTGGTCGCAGCCTCCGCCGAGCGGTTCACCCGGGCGGAGGCTGCCGGGCACGGCGGCCAGGACATGATCGCCACCTATTACGCGGGCCGCCCCGGGGGGCGTGAGGCCGCCAAGAACCGGCCCAGCGACGAGATGTGA
- a CDS encoding ABC transporter ATP-binding protein, translating into MTPDKRGTGTPGDGLRAERITREAGGRIVLDGVSIAPPSGATVGLLGPNGSGKTTLLRVMAGVLTPGSGVVTLDGRTLAETGRRAVARRVAVVDQHADTLVDLSVLDVVRLGRIPHRRAWSASGPEDEAAVHEALARTGLAGRATQSWHTLSGGERQRVQIARALAQQPRELLLDEPTNHLDIQHQLELLSLVAALPVTAVVALHDLNLAAMFCDRVTVMKDGRVVAGGTPSEVITEELIADVYRVRAVVTPEGPDGRPSVRFLPGRAVPARLGHDERAGP; encoded by the coding sequence ATGACCCCCGACAAGCGCGGGACAGGCACCCCGGGCGACGGCCTGCGGGCCGAACGGATCACCCGGGAGGCCGGCGGGCGGATCGTCCTCGACGGGGTGAGCATCGCGCCGCCGTCCGGCGCCACGGTCGGCCTCCTGGGACCGAACGGCTCCGGCAAGACCACCCTGCTGCGGGTGATGGCCGGCGTCCTCACCCCCGGGTCGGGAGTCGTGACCCTCGACGGGCGCACGCTCGCCGAGACCGGACGGCGGGCCGTGGCCCGACGTGTGGCCGTCGTCGACCAGCACGCGGACACCCTGGTCGACCTGAGCGTCCTGGACGTCGTACGGCTCGGCCGCATCCCGCACCGGCGCGCCTGGTCCGCGTCCGGCCCCGAGGACGAGGCCGCCGTGCACGAGGCCTTGGCGCGCACCGGACTCGCCGGCCGCGCCACGCAGTCCTGGCACACCCTGTCCGGGGGTGAGCGCCAGCGGGTCCAGATCGCCCGGGCCCTCGCCCAGCAGCCGCGGGAACTCCTGCTGGACGAACCCACCAACCATCTGGACATCCAGCACCAGCTGGAGCTGCTGTCCCTGGTCGCCGCGCTGCCCGTGACCGCGGTGGTCGCGCTGCACGACCTCAACCTGGCCGCGATGTTCTGCGACCGGGTCACCGTCATGAAGGACGGCCGGGTGGTGGCCGGCGGGACTCCCTCGGAGGTGATCACCGAGGAACTCATCGCCGACGTCTACCGGGTGCGTGCGGTGGTCACACCCGAGGGCCCGGACGGCCGCCCTTCGGTGCGCTTCCTGCCGGGGAGAGCCGTACCCGCACGCCTCGGTCACGACGAGAGGGCGGGCCCGTGA
- a CDS encoding sulfite oxidase: MSSVPPSEASYDRTRLHQWTRGRARSAGIDRRDLLKLVAAASVAAPLVPAAASPARAAQALAGVVKPLPPELFTVRGTNAETNFAALRDTGLLTPADRFFVRNHTTTPVIEEADWRLTVWGDGLTGGPVDFSYEALRGLPAVTRTAFVECAGNGRSFFNSQQGQQVSGTAWTLGAIGTARWRGVRLAEVLRRAGIGGHAVDVLPRGLDAEVVSDGTNLGRVRRPLPVAKALDDVLLAYEMNGEPLPPDHGAPVRLIVPSWVGIANIKWVGDIEVSAQPLLSPWNTGLYRLFGPGYPAEGSAPLARQTLKSAFELAQDASFAAHRRHLLTGRSWSGGAPVRSVEVSTDGGTRWRPARLRDESRPGSWVRWSADWVPRKTGPGVLLARATDRSGRTQPAVTAHNTQGYLFDAVVRHPVTVI; encoded by the coding sequence ATGAGTTCCGTACCACCGTCCGAAGCCTCCTACGACCGGACGCGGCTTCACCAGTGGACCCGTGGCCGCGCGAGATCGGCGGGGATCGACCGCCGTGATCTGCTGAAGCTCGTCGCGGCGGCCTCGGTCGCGGCCCCGCTGGTCCCGGCCGCCGCGTCCCCGGCCCGCGCCGCGCAGGCGCTCGCGGGGGTGGTGAAACCCCTGCCTCCGGAGCTGTTCACGGTGCGCGGCACCAACGCCGAGACGAACTTCGCGGCACTGCGGGACACCGGGCTGCTCACGCCCGCCGACCGTTTCTTCGTCCGCAACCACACCACCACACCGGTCATCGAGGAGGCGGACTGGAGACTGACGGTCTGGGGCGACGGGCTGACCGGCGGCCCCGTGGACTTCTCGTACGAGGCGCTGCGTGGGCTGCCGGCGGTCACCCGCACCGCTTTCGTCGAGTGCGCGGGCAACGGCCGGAGCTTCTTCAACTCGCAGCAGGGCCAGCAGGTAAGCGGCACGGCGTGGACCCTGGGCGCGATCGGAACGGCACGCTGGCGCGGGGTGCGGCTGGCCGAGGTGCTGCGCCGTGCGGGCATCGGCGGACACGCGGTCGACGTGCTGCCGCGCGGCCTGGACGCGGAGGTCGTCAGCGACGGGACGAACCTGGGCAGGGTGCGCCGGCCCCTGCCGGTGGCGAAGGCACTGGACGACGTACTGCTCGCGTACGAGATGAACGGTGAGCCGCTGCCTCCGGACCACGGGGCCCCGGTCCGGCTGATCGTGCCGTCCTGGGTGGGCATCGCGAACATCAAGTGGGTGGGCGACATCGAAGTGAGCGCACAACCACTGCTGAGCCCGTGGAACACGGGCCTGTACCGGCTCTTCGGCCCCGGATACCCGGCCGAGGGCAGCGCTCCGCTGGCCCGTCAGACGCTCAAGAGCGCCTTCGAGCTCGCGCAGGATGCCTCGTTCGCCGCCCACCGCAGGCATCTGCTCACCGGCCGTTCCTGGTCCGGTGGCGCGCCGGTGCGCTCGGTCGAGGTCAGCACCGACGGGGGCACCCGGTGGCGGCCGGCGCGGCTGCGTGACGAGTCCAGGCCGGGGAGCTGGGTCCGGTGGAGCGCCGACTGGGTCCCGAGGAAGACGGGCCCTGGCGTACTGCTCGCCCGGGCGACGGACCGCTCGGGCCGCACCCAGCCGGCGGTGACCGCCCACAACACACAGGGCTACCTCTTCGACGCGGTGGTGAGACATCCGGTGACCGTGATCTGA
- a CDS encoding ABC transporter substrate-binding protein, producing MPPIASTVRRTALLITGLVLLTACGGGGSTSDGPARESSADGFPVTLENCGRTVTVDAAPQHAVSLNQGSTEILLSLGLADRLAGTATWTDPVMKGLEKDEAAVPRIAENQPSSEKVLAEEPDFVSASFESTLGKGGVASRDQFEKLGVPTYLSPTDCAGKDNAGSSDGSRTAPLTMDGVYGEVRDLAKVFGVPERGEKLISSLRERIDEATAEVDASDATLLYWFANAEAPYLAGCCGAPGIITEELGAKNVFDDTHEEWPQINWETVADRDPDVLVIGDLTRKSQTAESAKKKIEFLESNPATKNLDAVRHKRYVLLSGQAMNPTIRTVEGVERVAAGLRSFGLAG from the coding sequence GTGCCGCCCATAGCCAGCACCGTACGCCGAACCGCCCTGCTCATCACGGGACTTGTCCTCCTGACCGCCTGCGGCGGGGGCGGTAGCACGTCCGACGGCCCGGCGCGTGAGAGCTCCGCCGACGGCTTCCCAGTGACCCTGGAGAACTGTGGTCGCACGGTGACCGTCGACGCGGCCCCGCAGCACGCCGTCTCCCTCAACCAGGGGTCGACGGAGATCCTGCTCTCCCTGGGCCTCGCCGACCGGCTCGCCGGTACCGCGACCTGGACGGACCCGGTGATGAAGGGACTGGAGAAGGACGAAGCCGCGGTGCCCCGCATCGCGGAGAACCAGCCCTCCTCCGAGAAGGTCCTCGCGGAGGAACCCGACTTCGTCAGCGCGTCCTTCGAATCCACCCTCGGCAAGGGCGGTGTGGCGTCCCGCGACCAGTTCGAGAAGCTGGGCGTACCGACGTACCTCTCACCCACCGACTGCGCGGGCAAGGACAACGCGGGCAGCAGCGACGGCTCGCGCACCGCGCCACTGACCATGGACGGCGTCTACGGCGAAGTGCGTGACCTGGCCAAGGTGTTCGGCGTCCCGGAGCGGGGCGAGAAGCTGATCAGCAGTCTCCGGGAACGGATCGACGAGGCGACCGCCGAGGTCGACGCCTCCGACGCCACCCTGCTCTACTGGTTCGCCAACGCCGAGGCCCCCTACCTGGCGGGCTGCTGCGGCGCTCCCGGCATCATCACCGAGGAGCTCGGCGCGAAGAACGTCTTCGACGACACGCACGAGGAATGGCCCCAGATCAACTGGGAGACCGTCGCCGACCGCGACCCCGACGTCCTGGTGATCGGTGACCTGACCCGCAAGTCGCAGACGGCCGAGAGCGCGAAGAAGAAGATCGAGTTCCTGGAGTCCAACCCCGCCACGAAGAACCTGGACGCCGTCCGCCACAAGCGGTACGTCCTGCTCAGCGGCCAGGCCATGAACCCGACCATCCGGACCGTGGAAGGTGTCGAGCGCGTCGCGGCGGGGCTGCGCTCGTTCGGGCTCGCGGGGTGA
- a CDS encoding adenosylcobinamide amidohydrolase, producing the protein MIDAPAPIVGGPGRGSVMGSVGTRLPSQRGELLARQEDGLGLHHLVWRLGPGWRVCSSAVLGGGIGPRAWILNAQVPGGYPRLDPDRHLAEIAAAEALDGPGAGLMTAADVTEYTAADDGGVTATVTSGLGVRGWAAVPAEGSGLPLPPGTVNIVVTLPVALSDAALVNAVATATEAKVQALLDAGLDCSGTPTDAVCVAAPDPAGDPGEPFAGPRSVWGARLARAVHRAVLESALRQS; encoded by the coding sequence ATGATCGACGCGCCTGCGCCGATCGTCGGCGGGCCCGGCAGGGGGAGCGTCATGGGATCCGTGGGCACCCGCCTGCCCTCGCAGCGCGGAGAGCTTCTGGCCAGGCAGGAGGACGGCCTCGGACTGCACCACCTCGTGTGGCGGCTCGGACCCGGCTGGCGGGTCTGCAGCAGCGCCGTGCTCGGCGGTGGGATCGGGCCGCGCGCCTGGATCCTGAACGCCCAGGTGCCTGGTGGCTACCCGCGGCTCGACCCCGACCGCCACCTCGCGGAGATCGCGGCGGCCGAGGCGCTCGACGGCCCGGGGGCGGGGCTGATGACCGCCGCCGACGTCACGGAGTACACCGCCGCCGACGACGGCGGGGTGACAGCGACCGTCACCAGCGGCCTCGGCGTACGGGGATGGGCCGCCGTCCCGGCCGAGGGCTCCGGCCTCCCGCTGCCGCCCGGCACGGTCAACATCGTCGTCACCCTCCCCGTCGCGCTCTCGGACGCGGCCCTGGTGAACGCGGTGGCCACCGCCACCGAGGCGAAGGTCCAGGCGCTGCTCGACGCCGGACTCGACTGCTCAGGCACGCCGACGGACGCCGTGTGCGTCGCCGCACCGGACCCGGCGGGAGATCCGGGCGAACCGTTCGCCGGACCACGTTCGGTCTGGGGCGCACGACTCGCCAGAGCCGTGCACCGTGCCGTGCTGGAGAGCGCGCTGCGGCAGTCTTGA
- a CDS encoding SMI1/KNR4 family protein, translated as MGAVDSWSRVMNLLRQHAPADHADLPGPATEQMLAAAEGRMGIALPHDLRAWLLRNNLDLPEEDVDDDVACCGFAGFPDEGSFFLGVRAMENLYTNRSRPGGFDPPDQPDNPFWRNEWIPFLSDQDGWTGKFVDARDGRIGSWFVGEITVTGEYESLDNYFDSVTETLTQIADGRHPVCEVARGRLVWS; from the coding sequence ATGGGTGCGGTGGACAGCTGGTCACGTGTGATGAACCTTCTTCGGCAGCACGCCCCGGCCGATCACGCGGATCTGCCCGGGCCCGCCACGGAACAGATGCTCGCGGCCGCCGAGGGACGAATGGGCATCGCCCTCCCCCATGATCTGCGGGCGTGGCTGCTGCGGAACAATCTGGATCTTCCCGAGGAAGACGTGGACGACGATGTCGCATGCTGCGGCTTCGCCGGGTTCCCGGACGAGGGAAGCTTCTTTCTGGGCGTCCGGGCGATGGAGAACCTCTACACGAACCGCTCCAGGCCCGGTGGATTCGACCCTCCGGACCAGCCGGACAATCCGTTCTGGCGTAATGAGTGGATCCCTTTCCTTTCGGACCAGGACGGCTGGACGGGAAAATTCGTCGACGCGCGGGACGGGCGTATCGGCAGCTGGTTCGTAGGTGAGATCACGGTCACGGGCGAGTACGAATCGCTGGACAACTATTTCGACTCCGTGACGGAGACACTGACGCAGATCGCCGATGGAAGGCATCCGGTCTGCGAGGTCGCCCGAGGGCGACTCGTCTGGTCGTGA
- a CDS encoding FecCD family ABC transporter permease, with protein sequence MHSPPPAGTVSGARILRDGLLWSAGIALLLLSVAVAVTIGPARISVPDVWSVVASHLGLGEGRLTPIRDGIIWNLRMPRTLLAAVCGAGLAVCGTVMQSLLRNPLADPFVLGVSSGASTGAVVVVVLGVGGGAVSISGGAFVGALCSFALVLLLSHTLGGSTDRVVLSGVAAMQLFSALTSFVVMTAADAEQTRGVLFWLLGSLSGVGWGDVWTCSAVLAVTLLICLGHARTLDAFAFGQDAAAALGVHVARTRIVLLCATALLTAALVSSAGAIGFVGLVLPHAARALTGSGHRRLLPVTALAGAVFLVWVDTLARTVLDPQEVPVGVVTSLIGVPVFVLILHRTRRSA encoded by the coding sequence GTGCACTCGCCTCCTCCGGCGGGGACCGTCTCCGGAGCACGGATCCTGCGCGACGGTCTCCTGTGGAGCGCCGGGATCGCCCTGCTGCTCCTGTCCGTCGCGGTGGCCGTCACGATTGGCCCCGCCCGGATCTCCGTCCCGGACGTCTGGTCCGTCGTGGCCTCGCACCTCGGCCTGGGCGAAGGACGGCTGACGCCGATCCGGGACGGCATCATCTGGAACCTGCGCATGCCCCGCACCCTGCTCGCCGCGGTGTGCGGGGCCGGACTCGCGGTGTGCGGCACCGTGATGCAGTCGCTGCTGCGTAACCCGCTCGCCGACCCCTTCGTCCTCGGCGTCTCCTCGGGCGCGTCCACCGGGGCGGTCGTGGTCGTCGTCCTGGGCGTCGGCGGGGGAGCGGTGTCGATCTCCGGCGGTGCCTTCGTCGGGGCCCTGTGCTCGTTCGCCCTCGTGCTGCTGCTCAGCCACACACTGGGCGGGTCCACGGACCGCGTCGTGCTCTCCGGGGTCGCGGCCATGCAGCTTTTTTCCGCGCTCACCTCGTTCGTCGTGATGACCGCCGCCGACGCCGAACAGACCCGGGGCGTGCTCTTCTGGCTCCTCGGCTCGCTGAGCGGCGTCGGATGGGGCGACGTGTGGACGTGCTCCGCCGTGCTGGCCGTGACCCTGCTGATCTGCCTCGGCCACGCCCGTACCCTCGACGCGTTCGCCTTCGGCCAGGACGCCGCGGCCGCCCTCGGCGTGCACGTGGCCCGCACCAGGATCGTGCTGCTCTGCGCGACGGCGCTGCTGACCGCCGCCCTCGTCAGCTCGGCGGGCGCGATCGGGTTCGTCGGTCTCGTCCTGCCGCACGCCGCCCGGGCGCTGACCGGCTCGGGACACCGGAGACTGCTGCCGGTGACCGCGCTCGCCGGCGCGGTGTTCCTGGTCTGGGTCGACACCCTGGCCAGGACCGTCCTCGACCCCCAGGAGGTCCCGGTCGGGGTGGTCACCTCCCTCATCGGTGTGCCCGTGTTCGTCCTGATCCTCCACCGCACCCGGAGAAGCGCATGA